Proteins found in one Amycolatopsis umgeniensis genomic segment:
- the purN gene encoding phosphoribosylglycinamide formyltransferase gives MDLPTPVKLVVLASGSGTLLQAVLDAVEKPNFPAKVVAVGADRTGIEALTRAERADVPSFTVRMADHPDRAAWDKAITEAVAAYQPDLVVSAGFMKILGAEFLARFPGRVINTHPALLPSFPGAHAVADALAMAVKVTGSTVHFVDAGVDTGPIIAQEPVIVESDDDEHVLHERIKAVERRLLVETIEKLGRSGCAVEGRKVRFS, from the coding sequence TTGGACCTGCCCACTCCGGTGAAGCTCGTCGTCCTCGCGTCCGGTTCCGGCACGCTGCTGCAAGCCGTGCTCGACGCCGTCGAAAAGCCGAACTTCCCGGCGAAGGTGGTCGCCGTCGGAGCCGACCGCACCGGGATCGAGGCGCTCACGCGGGCCGAACGCGCCGACGTGCCGTCGTTCACCGTGCGGATGGCCGATCATCCGGACCGCGCGGCTTGGGACAAGGCGATCACCGAAGCCGTCGCCGCCTATCAGCCCGACCTGGTCGTCTCGGCGGGGTTCATGAAGATCCTCGGCGCCGAATTCCTCGCGCGGTTCCCCGGCCGTGTGATCAACACGCATCCGGCGTTGCTGCCGTCGTTCCCCGGCGCGCACGCCGTGGCCGACGCGCTGGCGATGGCCGTCAAGGTCACCGGGTCGACGGTCCACTTCGTCGACGCCGGGGTGGACACCGGTCCGATCATCGCGCAGGAGCCGGTGATCGTGGAATCCGATGACGACGAGCATGTCCTGCACGAGCGGATCAAGGCCGTGGAACGCAGGCTCCTGGTGGAAACGATCGAAAAGCTCGGCCGGAGCGGGTGCGCGGTCGAGGGACGAAAGGTGAGGTTTTCGTGA
- a CDS encoding VOC family protein, which produces MTLKRLEHIGVVVHDLEAAKAFFVALGLELEGEASLKGDTVDRLTGLKGVRTDIAVLRPLDGHGGVELIKYQAPSGREADSRAPMNTPGIRHFVFSVEDIDDVLERLRPHGAELVGEVVRYEDSYRLCYVRGPEGIVVELAEELVRREA; this is translated from the coding sequence ATGACACTCAAGAGGCTGGAACACATCGGTGTCGTCGTCCACGATCTCGAAGCGGCCAAGGCCTTCTTCGTCGCACTCGGTCTCGAACTCGAAGGCGAGGCGTCGCTCAAGGGTGACACGGTCGATCGCCTCACCGGGTTGAAAGGGGTCCGGACGGATATCGCGGTGTTGCGCCCACTGGACGGCCACGGCGGGGTGGAGCTGATCAAGTACCAGGCGCCGTCCGGCCGGGAAGCCGATTCGCGAGCGCCGATGAACACGCCCGGCATCCGCCACTTCGTGTTCTCGGTGGAGGACATCGACGACGTCCTCGAACGGTTGCGGCCGCACGGTGCCGAACTCGTCGGCGAAGTGGTGCGATACGAGGACAGCTACCGGCTCTGTTACGTCCGCGGCCCGGAGGGGATCGTCGTCGAACTGGCGGAAGAGCTCGTACGTCGGGAAGCGTAG
- the purH gene encoding bifunctional phosphoribosylaminoimidazolecarboxamide formyltransferase/IMP cyclohydrolase, giving the protein MTTAQGQRPVRRALIGVSDKAGLLELATGLHAAGVEIVSTGGTAKVIANAGVPVTPVEEVTGFPESLDGRVKTLHPRVHAGLLADRDRPEHVEQLKQLDIAPFDLLVVNLYPFTQTVASGASPEDCVENIDIGGPAMVRAAAKNHNSVAVVVDPSRYGWVLERVAAGGFELTDRKRLAAQAYAHTAAYDTAVASWFANVYAPADDSGFPDFTGASWERGDVLRYGENPHQKAALYKHWRPGLAHAEQLHGKAMSYNNYVDTDAARRAAYDFDAPAVAIIKHANPCGIAVGEDIAEAHRKAHACDPVSAYGGVIATNRPVSREAAEQISEVFTEVVLAPDFDAEALEILQRKKNVRLLKLPEITSPDPIEFRPISGGMLVQTVDTIAAEGDDPANWTLATGAAVDERTLADLEFAWRSLRAVKSNAILLANDGATVGVGMGQVNRVDSSRLAVSRAGDRAKGSVAASDAFFPFPDGLEVLLEAGVRAVVQPGGSIRDAEVIAAAEAAGVTLYLTGTRHFAH; this is encoded by the coding sequence GTGACTACCGCTCAGGGACAACGTCCCGTCCGGCGCGCGCTGATCGGCGTTTCCGACAAGGCCGGTCTGCTCGAACTCGCCACCGGGCTGCACGCGGCGGGTGTCGAGATCGTGTCGACCGGTGGCACGGCGAAGGTCATCGCGAACGCCGGGGTGCCGGTGACGCCGGTCGAAGAGGTCACCGGGTTCCCCGAGTCCCTCGACGGCCGGGTCAAGACGCTGCACCCGCGCGTGCACGCGGGCCTGCTCGCCGACCGTGACCGCCCGGAGCACGTCGAGCAGCTCAAGCAGCTCGACATCGCGCCGTTCGACCTGCTCGTGGTCAACCTGTACCCGTTCACGCAGACCGTCGCCTCGGGCGCGAGCCCGGAGGATTGCGTCGAGAACATCGACATCGGCGGCCCGGCGATGGTGCGTGCCGCGGCGAAGAACCACAACAGCGTCGCCGTCGTGGTCGACCCGTCCCGTTACGGCTGGGTGCTGGAGCGCGTCGCCGCCGGTGGTTTCGAGCTGACCGACCGCAAGCGGCTCGCCGCTCAGGCGTACGCGCACACGGCGGCGTACGACACCGCTGTCGCCTCGTGGTTCGCGAACGTCTACGCGCCCGCGGACGACTCCGGCTTCCCGGATTTCACCGGCGCTTCGTGGGAACGCGGCGACGTGCTGCGCTACGGCGAGAACCCGCACCAGAAGGCCGCGCTGTACAAGCACTGGCGGCCGGGTCTCGCGCACGCGGAGCAGCTGCACGGCAAGGCCATGTCGTACAACAACTACGTCGACACCGACGCCGCGCGCCGCGCCGCCTACGACTTCGACGCCCCGGCGGTCGCGATCATCAAGCACGCCAACCCGTGCGGGATCGCCGTCGGCGAGGACATCGCCGAGGCGCACCGGAAGGCGCACGCGTGCGACCCGGTCTCGGCCTACGGCGGGGTGATCGCGACCAACCGGCCGGTGAGCCGCGAGGCCGCCGAGCAGATCTCCGAGGTGTTCACCGAGGTCGTCCTGGCGCCGGACTTCGACGCCGAGGCGCTCGAGATCCTGCAGCGCAAGAAGAACGTGCGGCTGCTGAAACTGCCCGAGATCACGTCGCCGGATCCGATCGAGTTCCGGCCGATCTCCGGCGGCATGCTGGTGCAGACCGTCGACACGATCGCCGCCGAGGGTGACGACCCGGCGAACTGGACGCTGGCCACCGGCGCGGCCGTCGACGAGCGGACGCTGGCCGACCTCGAGTTCGCGTGGCGTTCGCTGCGCGCGGTGAAGTCGAACGCGATCCTGCTGGCGAACGACGGTGCGACAGTCGGTGTCGGCATGGGGCAGGTCAACCGGGTCGACTCGTCGCGGCTCGCGGTCTCGCGGGCGGGGGACCGGGCGAAGGGCTCCGTCGCCGCTTCGGACGCCTTCTTCCCGTTCCCGGACGGGCTCGAGGTCCTGCTGGAAGCCGGCGTCCGCGCCGTCGTCCAGCCGGGCGGCTCGATCCGCGACGCCGAGGTCATCGCCGCCGCCGAGGCCGCCGGGGTCACCCTGTACCTCACCGGTACGCGCCACTTCGCGCACTAG
- a CDS encoding pyridoxamine 5'-phosphate oxidase family protein, protein MQQSKIDEILNRPLSQELLARDLARLAYTALDGTPRSIPIGIHWNGEEIVMCTPTNAPKLPSLRRNPAVALTIDTESHPPKILLLRGTVELDHVDGIPDEYMQWSGTYEMTPEQRVEWEKQVRSLYDGMVRIVVTPTWVKLIDFETTLPTAVEELMRRQSA, encoded by the coding sequence ATGCAGCAGAGCAAGATCGACGAGATCCTGAACCGCCCGCTCAGCCAGGAGCTCCTGGCCCGTGACCTGGCCCGGCTGGCCTACACCGCGCTCGACGGCACGCCGCGGTCGATCCCGATCGGCATCCACTGGAACGGCGAGGAGATCGTCATGTGCACCCCGACGAACGCGCCGAAACTGCCGTCGTTGCGCCGCAACCCCGCCGTCGCCCTGACCATCGACACCGAATCGCATCCGCCGAAGATCCTGCTCCTCCGCGGCACCGTCGAGCTGGACCACGTCGACGGCATCCCCGACGAGTACATGCAGTGGAGCGGCACCTACGAGATGACGCCCGAGCAGCGGGTCGAGTGGGAGAAGCAGGTGCGGTCGCTCTACGACGGCATGGTCCGGATCGTGGTGACCCCGACCTGGGTCAAGCTCATCGACTTCGAGACCACGCTGCCCACCGCCGTCGAAGAGCTCATGCGCCGGCAGAGCGCCTGA
- a CDS encoding SRPBCC domain-containing protein: MAKESEVRFEGLMPTTPADTWAAITTGSGGWLWPIQYEPRDGGAESGLTPNGGMVTVWKPSRRFVTYAEDEKGWFNTLEYVLEPKDGGTYLRYEHTTVLDDWDVEYDACKRHTAFYHHSLGEYLTHFNRRQAKYFKADAPEASTAPEAFEAVRTALGAAVAGDRVYLDVPGVEGVVDYLTSAFIGVRTEDALYRFYGRNVWGWPVGIGHHLFAEDADADKAEKAWTVWLNYLYA; encoded by the coding sequence ATGGCGAAGGAATCCGAGGTCCGCTTCGAGGGCTTGATGCCCACCACACCCGCCGACACCTGGGCCGCGATCACCACGGGCAGCGGAGGCTGGCTCTGGCCGATCCAGTACGAACCGCGCGACGGCGGCGCCGAATCCGGCCTCACGCCGAACGGCGGCATGGTGACCGTCTGGAAGCCGTCACGACGCTTCGTCACCTATGCCGAAGACGAGAAGGGCTGGTTCAACACCCTCGAGTACGTCCTCGAACCGAAGGACGGCGGCACGTACCTGCGCTACGAGCACACCACCGTCCTCGACGACTGGGACGTCGAATACGACGCGTGCAAGCGGCACACGGCGTTCTACCACCACTCGCTGGGCGAGTACCTGACGCATTTCAACCGGCGTCAGGCGAAGTACTTCAAGGCCGACGCGCCTGAAGCGTCGACAGCTCCGGAGGCGTTCGAGGCCGTGCGGACCGCGTTAGGCGCGGCGGTCGCGGGCGACCGGGTGTATCTCGACGTCCCCGGAGTCGAAGGCGTCGTCGACTACCTGACGTCGGCATTCATCGGCGTCCGCACCGAGGACGCGTTGTACCGCTTCTACGGCCGGAACGTCTGGGGCTGGCCTGTCGGCATCGGCCACCACCTGTTCGCCGAAGACGCCGACGCGGACAAGGCCGAGAAGGCGTGGACGGTCTGGCTGAACTACCTGTACGCCTAG
- a CDS encoding DUF6350 family protein, with product MVRIMTLLTRDERPPGEEPVSDLVPEPEVSRAKRVRVLLAAACAPLLFSYTAVATVLAVVAFAADRSRFSATGALLAAGPGWLAAWQVELDLGGHPLGILPLLPTLVVAWLVARAAARAVRRIGGRTPADAVPVVAVTAGAHALFGVLIALMASGSPIGVNPLTAFCVPGLIAGLAAVAGIAKVCGLPAAVRDRFDPVAVRGLRAGALGLAAMIACGAVVFTAATALSWSTVDSLFEPGFGTSFGLFALSVAYLPNAIVAALSFTTGPGFSVGSLTVGMFGYREGQLPGVPVLAGIPSHHAVWWPALLLLPALAGVLVGWKIRTIDEDPMLRMRAVAVAGALVAFGCVVLGTLAGGRLGDGPFDPVSVPVGVASVIAFCWIVIPGGFVAFFAGAHEPPEPPGEPEDVAEAEEEEPVEDQPAEEAEAALDDEELDDEAEAELARELGEDFDETPAEPEPEPGAETDLEQDTAVTESTDGSGDESAPGGDR from the coding sequence ATGGTGCGGATCATGACGCTGCTCACCCGCGACGAACGCCCGCCGGGCGAAGAGCCGGTGAGCGACCTCGTGCCCGAGCCGGAGGTGTCCAGGGCGAAGCGGGTCCGGGTGTTGCTCGCCGCCGCCTGCGCGCCTTTGCTCTTCTCCTACACCGCCGTCGCGACCGTGCTCGCGGTGGTCGCGTTCGCGGCCGACCGGTCCCGCTTCTCCGCCACCGGCGCGCTGCTCGCCGCCGGGCCGGGCTGGCTCGCCGCGTGGCAGGTGGAACTCGATCTCGGCGGTCATCCGCTCGGCATCCTGCCGCTGCTGCCGACGCTCGTCGTCGCGTGGCTCGTGGCGAGGGCGGCCGCGCGCGCCGTGCGCCGGATCGGCGGCCGGACCCCGGCGGACGCCGTCCCGGTGGTGGCGGTGACAGCGGGGGCGCACGCGCTGTTCGGCGTGCTCATCGCCCTGATGGCGAGTGGATCGCCGATCGGGGTCAACCCGCTCACCGCTTTCTGCGTGCCGGGGCTGATCGCCGGGCTCGCCGCCGTCGCGGGAATCGCCAAGGTCTGCGGGCTGCCCGCCGCGGTGCGGGACCGGTTCGACCCGGTGGCCGTGCGGGGCCTGCGGGCGGGCGCGCTCGGCCTCGCCGCGATGATCGCCTGCGGCGCCGTGGTGTTCACCGCGGCCACCGCGCTCTCGTGGTCCACTGTGGACAGCCTGTTCGAGCCGGGCTTCGGCACGAGCTTCGGCCTGTTCGCGCTTTCCGTGGCGTATCTGCCGAACGCGATCGTCGCCGCGTTGTCCTTCACCACCGGGCCGGGTTTCTCGGTCGGTTCGCTGACCGTCGGCATGTTCGGCTACCGCGAAGGGCAGCTGCCGGGGGTGCCGGTGCTGGCGGGGATCCCGTCGCACCACGCGGTCTGGTGGCCCGCGTTGCTGCTCCTGCCCGCGCTGGCGGGAGTGCTGGTCGGCTGGAAGATCCGCACGATCGACGAGGATCCGATGCTGCGGATGCGGGCGGTCGCCGTCGCGGGCGCGCTCGTCGCGTTCGGGTGCGTCGTCCTCGGGACCCTCGCCGGCGGCAGGCTCGGCGACGGCCCGTTCGACCCGGTCAGCGTGCCGGTCGGGGTCGCGTCGGTGATCGCCTTCTGCTGGATCGTGATCCCCGGCGGTTTCGTCGCCTTCTTCGCCGGAGCGCACGAGCCGCCGGAGCCGCCAGGTGAACCCGAAGACGTCGCCGAAGCCGAGGAAGAAGAGCCCGTCGAGGACCAACCGGCGGAGGAAGCCGAAGCCGCGCTCGACGACGAGGAACTCGACGACGAGGCCGAGGCGGAACTCGCCCGGGAGCTGGGTGAGGACTTCGACGAAACCCCGGCGGAGCCCGAGCCCGAACCAGGGGCCGAAACCGACCTGGAGCAGGACACCGCTGTGACCGAGTCCACCGACGGGTCCGGCGACGAAAGCGCGCCCGGCGGCGACCGTTAG